A region from the Geobacter benzoatilyticus genome encodes:
- a CDS encoding sensor histidine kinase, which produces MSSTKDWKYIVFGWRGAIVLLLGFVGTFFAYSFHGAPIFGFLSFVLILFITCFSFMAVNFRRMKSIEALAHVHELMQVQRELDKTVRRYRSLLEGAGTAIFVFSADTGMLVEANRRGTELFGYDKEEMALLRGKDLVLEEDQEKFVALVHRVARRGRGRSDGINFRRKVGERFLGEIEARLIDLGDEKVVHAAVRDITYKHRAERELRQRNKELSTLIGIIARANQDMDLETVLDVTLRETIEAFGADAGGIHLRERDGTLRPTASVNLPEQLRFILARREEESPLERIAATAAPLSLENLAAGIAGCSSPEVLQGWKGFAGVPLSVRNRVTGVMYLLSKKERRFSEDDVAHFLSIAGQMGIVIENARLFHELKWKSDELMGSLRLLERNSHELAFSQHRLRTNLMLVERANQELERIDRMKSNFLGMVSHEFRTPLTSIMSGTEFLISSPSFSLDGNSRKVLAMIHQGGERLSEIVSDILKVAKLEADCTTVNRSPLHIVQVFEEVLAAVESLRIERDLTIVFANMEGLPYCSGDQECFRDIFTELLENSIKFTPDGGTIMVDARVVDRQVLERKEQIITRFNPGFLAQVEDRSYLEVEVRDSGIGVSHEEQVKIFDKFYEVGDIRHHSSGKHKFQGKGTGLGLAIVKGMVEAHGGMVWVESHGGAEGAQFGSAFFVLLPLEDCLTQPPLPLAEAGMPGTGGGYPQNGDSGPEDTH; this is translated from the coding sequence ATGTCTTCAACAAAGGATTGGAAATATATTGTGTTCGGCTGGAGAGGCGCCATTGTGCTCCTTTTGGGGTTCGTCGGCACGTTCTTCGCCTACAGCTTCCATGGCGCCCCCATCTTTGGCTTCCTTTCCTTTGTCCTTATTCTCTTCATCACCTGCTTCAGTTTCATGGCCGTGAACTTCCGCCGCATGAAAAGCATTGAGGCGTTGGCCCATGTCCACGAGTTGATGCAGGTGCAGAGGGAACTGGATAAAACTGTGCGCCGTTACCGCAGTCTTCTCGAGGGGGCCGGAACGGCCATTTTTGTGTTCAGCGCCGATACGGGAATGCTGGTGGAGGCGAATCGCCGCGGAACCGAGCTCTTTGGTTACGACAAGGAGGAGATGGCCCTGTTGCGGGGGAAAGATCTTGTTCTGGAGGAGGACCAGGAGAAATTCGTCGCGCTGGTTCACCGGGTGGCCAGGCGCGGCCGGGGGCGCTCCGACGGGATCAACTTCCGCCGCAAAGTGGGGGAGCGGTTCCTGGGGGAGATCGAGGCCCGCCTCATTGACCTCGGGGACGAGAAGGTGGTTCACGCCGCCGTCCGGGACATTACCTACAAGCACCGGGCCGAGCGTGAACTGCGCCAGAGGAACAAGGAACTCTCCACGCTAATCGGCATCATTGCCAGAGCCAATCAGGATATGGATCTGGAGACCGTGCTCGATGTGACGCTGCGTGAAACCATCGAGGCCTTCGGTGCTGACGCCGGCGGAATACATCTTCGGGAGCGGGATGGAACGCTGCGTCCCACCGCTTCCGTCAATCTTCCCGAACAGCTGCGCTTTATCCTCGCCCGCCGGGAGGAGGAGAGCCCTCTGGAGCGAATCGCCGCAACCGCTGCCCCTCTATCCCTGGAAAACCTGGCTGCCGGAATTGCCGGATGCTCTTCTCCGGAGGTTTTGCAGGGATGGAAGGGGTTTGCCGGCGTCCCCCTGTCCGTCCGTAACCGCGTTACCGGCGTCATGTACCTGCTGAGCAAAAAAGAGCGGCGTTTCAGCGAAGACGATGTTGCCCATTTCCTTTCCATAGCCGGCCAGATGGGGATTGTCATCGAGAATGCCCGGCTCTTCCATGAACTCAAGTGGAAGAGCGATGAACTCATGGGGTCGCTCCGGCTCCTGGAGCGCAACAGCCATGAGTTGGCCTTCTCCCAGCACCGGCTCCGCACCAATCTGATGCTTGTGGAACGGGCCAATCAGGAACTGGAGCGAATCGACCGGATGAAGTCGAACTTCCTCGGCATGGTTTCCCACGAGTTCCGCACCCCGCTGACCAGCATCATGAGCGGCACCGAGTTTCTCATCTCCTCCCCATCCTTCAGCCTCGACGGCAATTCCCGCAAGGTCCTCGCCATGATCCACCAGGGAGGAGAGCGGCTATCCGAGATTGTCAGCGATATTCTCAAGGTGGCGAAGCTGGAGGCTGACTGCACCACGGTCAACCGTTCTCCGCTCCATATTGTCCAGGTTTTCGAAGAGGTTCTGGCCGCGGTGGAATCTCTCCGTATCGAGCGGGATCTCACCATTGTCTTTGCCAACATGGAAGGACTTCCCTACTGCAGCGGCGACCAGGAATGCTTCAGGGATATTTTTACCGAGTTGCTGGAAAACTCCATAAAGTTCACCCCGGACGGCGGGACCATAATGGTGGACGCGCGGGTTGTGGACCGTCAGGTGCTTGAGCGGAAGGAGCAGATTATCACCCGCTTCAATCCAGGGTTCCTGGCCCAGGTTGAGGACCGGAGCTATCTGGAAGTGGAGGTGCGGGACAGCGGAATCGGTGTCAGCCATGAGGAGCAGGTGAAAATCTTCGACAAGTTCTATGAAGTGGGCGATATCCGTCATCACTCCAGCGGCAAACACAAATTCCAGGGGAAGGGGACCGGCCTGGGGCTTGCCATCGTGAAGGGGATGGTTGAAGCCCATGGCGGCATGGTCTGGGTGGAAAGCCACGGGGGGGCGGAGGGCGCTCAGTTCGGCAGCGCTTTTTTCGTGCTCCTTCCCCTGGAGGATTGCCTCACGCAGCCGCCGCTCCCCCTCGCCGAAGCCGGTATGCCCGGCACCGGTGGCGGGTATCCGCAGAACGGCGACTCGGGCCCAGAAGATACCCATTGA
- the recA gene encoding recombinase RecA produces MTQEREKAIELALSQIEKQFGKGAIMRLGAGEALPDIDAIPTGALSLDIALGVGGVPRGRVIEIYGPESSGKTTLALHIAAEAQKLGGIAAFVDAEHALDIGYARKLGVKTDDLLVSQPDTGEQALEIAEMLVRSGAVDVLVIDSVAALVPKAEIEGDMGDSHVGLQARLMSQALRKLTGIISKSNCCVIFINQIRMKIGVMFGSPETTTGGNALKFYASVRLDIRKIATLKQGDAVVGSRTKVKVVKNKVAPPFKEVEFDIYYGEGISRLGDLLDLAVDRKIIDKSGAWFSYGSDRIGQGRENSRNFLREHPEMVAEIEDKIYETAGIPRKGGKEEAA; encoded by the coding sequence GTGACCCAGGAACGCGAGAAGGCGATTGAACTGGCGCTCAGCCAGATAGAGAAGCAGTTCGGCAAAGGTGCCATCATGCGGCTGGGTGCCGGCGAGGCCCTGCCGGACATCGACGCAATCCCCACCGGTGCCCTTTCCCTTGATATCGCCCTCGGTGTTGGGGGGGTCCCCAGGGGGCGGGTGATAGAGATATATGGTCCCGAGTCGTCGGGCAAGACGACCCTTGCCCTTCACATTGCCGCCGAAGCCCAGAAGCTGGGCGGAATCGCGGCGTTCGTGGACGCCGAGCACGCCCTCGACATCGGCTATGCCCGCAAACTGGGGGTTAAAACCGATGACCTCCTGGTCTCCCAGCCCGATACCGGGGAGCAGGCCCTTGAGATCGCCGAGATGCTCGTGCGCAGCGGCGCCGTGGACGTCCTCGTCATCGACTCGGTGGCGGCCCTGGTGCCCAAGGCGGAGATCGAGGGGGATATGGGGGACTCCCACGTGGGTCTCCAGGCCCGGCTCATGTCCCAGGCCCTGCGCAAGCTCACCGGCATCATCTCCAAGTCCAACTGCTGCGTCATCTTCATCAACCAGATCCGGATGAAGATCGGCGTCATGTTCGGCAGCCCCGAGACCACCACCGGCGGCAACGCCCTCAAGTTCTACGCCTCGGTCCGTCTCGACATCCGCAAGATCGCCACCCTCAAGCAGGGGGATGCGGTTGTCGGCTCCCGCACCAAGGTGAAGGTGGTGAAGAACAAGGTCGCTCCCCCCTTCAAGGAAGTGGAGTTCGATATCTATTACGGCGAGGGGATATCCCGGCTGGGGGACCTCCTGGACCTGGCCGTCGACCGCAAGATCATCGACAAGAGCGGCGCCTGGTTCTCCTACGGTTCGGACCGGATCGGCCAGGGGCGCGAGAATTCCCGGAACTTCCTCAGGGAGCATCCGGAGATGGTGGCCGAGATCGAGGACAAGATTTACGAAACGGCCGGCATTCCCCGCAAAGGGGGAAAGGAAGAGGCGGCGTAG
- a CDS encoding type IV pilus twitching motility protein PilT, with protein MELNDILAIAVKAKASDIHIKTGLPPVVRIDGRLRPIPNAQRLAPDQVRAMAFAIMNERQKGIFEEHYECDVAYGVPGLGRFRVSIYSQRGTVAMVFRSIPFGIPSIENLTLPPVIKKLALEERGLILVTGTTGSGKSTTLAAMIDYINEHRTCNIITVEDPVEFLHRDKKSILSQREVGFDTLSFATALKGALRQDPDVVLVGEMRDLETIETAMHAAETGHLVMSTLHTLDAAETINRIISVFPPFHQRQVRLQLSGVIKGVISQRLVPRADGKGRVPAVEVMIGTARIKEYIDDKDKTKLLSEAIAQGFTTYGMQTFDQSLMQLYTGKLITYEEALRQSTNPDDFALKVSGISSTSDSTWDNFVHDEAPPAAAGDTPGEGIEKF; from the coding sequence ATGGAACTCAATGACATTCTTGCCATAGCGGTTAAGGCTAAAGCGTCGGATATCCACATCAAGACCGGGCTTCCGCCGGTCGTCCGGATCGACGGACGGCTGCGGCCCATTCCCAATGCCCAGCGCCTTGCCCCGGACCAGGTGCGCGCCATGGCCTTTGCCATCATGAATGAGCGGCAAAAGGGGATCTTCGAAGAGCACTACGAGTGCGACGTGGCCTACGGGGTGCCGGGACTCGGCCGTTTCCGGGTTAGTATCTATTCCCAGCGGGGGACTGTGGCCATGGTTTTCCGGTCCATCCCCTTCGGCATCCCTTCCATTGAGAACCTGACCCTCCCCCCGGTCATCAAGAAGCTGGCCCTGGAGGAGCGGGGGCTCATCCTCGTCACCGGCACCACGGGAAGCGGCAAGTCCACGACCCTGGCCGCCATGATCGACTACATCAACGAGCACCGGACCTGCAACATCATCACCGTCGAGGACCCGGTGGAGTTCCTTCATCGGGACAAGAAAAGCATCCTCTCCCAGCGGGAGGTGGGGTTCGATACCCTTTCCTTCGCCACCGCCCTCAAGGGCGCCCTGCGCCAGGACCCGGACGTGGTCCTCGTGGGGGAGATGCGGGACCTGGAAACCATCGAGACCGCCATGCATGCCGCCGAGACCGGGCACCTGGTCATGTCCACCCTCCATACCCTGGACGCCGCCGAGACCATCAACCGGATCATCTCCGTATTCCCCCCCTTCCATCAGCGTCAGGTCCGGCTCCAGCTCTCCGGGGTCATCAAAGGGGTCATATCCCAGCGGCTCGTTCCCCGGGCCGACGGCAAGGGGCGGGTCCCTGCCGTGGAGGTGATGATCGGCACTGCCCGAATCAAGGAATACATCGACGACAAGGACAAGACGAAGCTTCTTTCCGAGGCCATTGCCCAAGGTTTCACCACCTACGGGATGCAGACCTTCGACCAGTCCCTCATGCAGCTCTATACCGGCAAGCTCATCACCTATGAAGAGGCGCTCCGGCAGTCCACCAACCCGGATGATTTCGCCCTCAAGGTGTCGGGCATCTCTTCCACGTCCGACAGCACGTGGGACAATTTCGTCCACGACGAAGCACCCCCTGCGGCTGCTGGAGATACGCCCGGCGAGGGGATCGAGAAGTTTTAG
- a CDS encoding regulatory protein RecX: MGEERSGFSRALDILSRRDHSEAELALKLRRKGVGEEEITSVVARLRELGYLNDRRLAERIAETAMAGGRMVGPRLSRELIRRGIPRELAAEALALAAEGRDLRSDIRELLAGKFPSFDPREADLREKRRVIGWFQRRGYPLSAILDALRVSADE; encoded by the coding sequence ATGGGAGAGGAGCGGAGCGGATTCAGCCGCGCCCTCGATATTCTCTCCCGGCGGGACCACAGCGAGGCGGAACTGGCCCTGAAGCTGCGGCGCAAGGGTGTCGGCGAAGAGGAGATCACATCCGTAGTGGCCCGCCTGCGGGAACTGGGGTATCTCAACGACCGGCGCCTTGCCGAGCGGATAGCGGAAACGGCCATGGCCGGCGGCAGGATGGTGGGGCCGCGGCTCAGCCGGGAACTCATCCGGCGCGGAATCCCCCGGGAGCTTGCGGCCGAGGCCCTGGCCCTGGCCGCCGAGGGGCGCGATCTGCGGAGTGACATCAGGGAGCTGCTGGCCGGCAAGTTCCCCTCCTTTGACCCAAGGGAGGCGGATTTACGGGAGAAGCGGCGGGTGATCGGCTGGTTCCAGCGCCGGGGCTACCCCCTCTCAGCCATCCTGGATGCCCTGCGGGTTTCCGCCGACGAGTGA
- the alaS gene encoding alanine--tRNA ligase, which produces MTGNELRARFLKFFADRGHTVVPSSLLIPHNDPTLLFANAGMNQFKDCFLGMEDRGYTRATSSQKCVRAGGKHNDLENVGRTARHHTFFEMLGNFSFGDYFKKEAIAYAWEFLTRDLGLDKERLYVTVYTDDDEAADIWHLQEGVPRERIFRFGEKDNFWSMGDTGPCGPCSEIFWDNGPEVGCGSPDCAVGCDCDRYMEIWNNVFMQFNRSADGTMTPLPKPSVDTGMGLERICTVMQGVKSNYDTDLLQGVIRHVERLSGKRYRENEKDDVSMRVIADHARATTFLICDGVLPSNEGRGYVLRRIMRRAARHAKMLGFAEPVLYRTVDAVNEMMGGSYPELLEREEYIKKVIRAEEERFAETLDRGLAILNDAVAQLKVEGKTVIPGETLFRLYDTFGFPTDLTADIVRAEGFTIDEPGFEACMERQREQAREHWKGSGEEGIAAVHKGLHNRGARSVFVGYDEKCSYAAIGSILRGGAEVAEAKAGEEVEIITDRTPFYGESGGQAGDTGTISTGSAHVRVTGTIRPYPDLIVHRGTVVEGTIKTGEACDLKVASVDRDATARNHTATHLLQTALRRVLGEHVKQAGSLVAPDRLRFDFTHFAAMAPEEIRRVEEIVNTFIMENDPVHAREMAVEDAMESGATALFGEKYGDRVRVVKVGEVSAELCGGTHVRAAGDIGSFKILSEAGIAAGVRRIEALTGMGALRYTQELEEEKRQIAALMKAEGGDNIDRLQKLLARQREMQREIETLQGQLNAARSGDLLADVREVNGVKVLATTVEVDDPKKLRELADTLKDRIGSGVVALGCEKDGRANLLVAVTKDLAGRIKAGDIIRQLAPVIGGSGGGKPELAQAGGSEPGRLAEALGMVCGLIG; this is translated from the coding sequence ATGACCGGAAACGAACTACGCGCCAGATTCCTGAAATTTTTTGCGGACCGCGGACACACCGTGGTCCCCAGTTCCCTCCTCATTCCCCACAACGACCCGACGCTCCTCTTCGCCAACGCCGGCATGAACCAGTTCAAGGACTGTTTCCTCGGCATGGAGGACCGGGGATACACCCGGGCAACCAGTTCCCAGAAGTGTGTGCGGGCCGGGGGGAAACACAACGACCTGGAGAACGTGGGGCGCACCGCCCGGCACCATACCTTCTTCGAGATGCTCGGCAACTTCTCCTTCGGCGACTACTTCAAGAAGGAGGCCATCGCCTACGCCTGGGAGTTCCTCACCAGGGACCTGGGGCTCGACAAGGAGCGCCTCTACGTGACGGTCTACACCGATGACGACGAGGCCGCCGACATCTGGCACCTCCAGGAGGGGGTTCCCCGGGAGCGGATTTTCCGCTTCGGCGAGAAAGACAACTTCTGGTCCATGGGGGATACCGGTCCCTGCGGACCCTGCTCCGAGATCTTCTGGGACAACGGCCCCGAGGTGGGGTGCGGTAGCCCCGACTGCGCCGTGGGGTGCGACTGCGACCGCTACATGGAGATCTGGAACAACGTCTTCATGCAGTTCAACCGCTCCGCCGACGGCACCATGACCCCGCTCCCCAAACCCTCCGTCGACACCGGCATGGGGCTAGAGCGGATCTGCACCGTCATGCAGGGGGTGAAATCCAACTACGACACCGACCTCCTCCAGGGGGTCATCAGGCATGTGGAGCGGCTCTCGGGGAAACGGTACCGGGAGAACGAGAAGGACGACGTCTCCATGCGGGTCATTGCCGACCACGCCCGGGCCACCACCTTCCTCATCTGCGATGGCGTCCTTCCCTCAAACGAAGGGCGGGGCTATGTGCTGCGCCGGATCATGCGCCGGGCAGCCCGCCACGCCAAGATGCTCGGCTTTGCCGAGCCGGTTCTCTACCGGACCGTGGACGCCGTGAACGAGATGATGGGGGGCTCATACCCGGAGTTGTTGGAGCGTGAGGAGTACATCAAGAAGGTGATCCGGGCTGAAGAGGAGCGCTTCGCCGAAACCCTCGACCGGGGCCTCGCCATCCTTAATGATGCCGTGGCCCAGTTGAAGGTGGAGGGGAAAACGGTGATCCCCGGCGAGACCCTTTTCCGCCTTTACGACACCTTCGGTTTCCCCACGGACCTCACGGCCGATATCGTCCGGGCCGAAGGGTTCACCATCGACGAGCCCGGCTTCGAGGCGTGCATGGAGCGCCAGCGGGAGCAGGCCCGGGAGCACTGGAAAGGTTCCGGCGAAGAGGGGATTGCCGCCGTCCACAAGGGCCTCCACAACCGTGGGGCCAGAAGCGTCTTTGTGGGTTATGACGAGAAGTGCAGCTACGCAGCGATCGGCAGCATCCTCCGTGGCGGCGCCGAGGTGGCCGAGGCGAAGGCCGGCGAAGAGGTGGAAATTATCACCGACAGGACCCCCTTTTACGGCGAGTCCGGCGGCCAGGCAGGGGATACCGGCACCATCTCCACCGGTTCGGCCCATGTGCGGGTGACCGGCACGATCCGTCCCTATCCCGACCTCATCGTCCACCGGGGAACCGTCGTCGAGGGGACCATCAAGACCGGCGAGGCGTGCGACCTGAAGGTGGCGTCCGTGGATCGCGACGCCACGGCCCGCAACCATACCGCCACCCACCTCCTCCAGACGGCGCTCCGCCGGGTGCTGGGCGAGCACGTGAAGCAGGCCGGCTCCCTGGTGGCGCCGGACCGGCTCCGCTTTGACTTTACTCACTTCGCCGCCATGGCCCCGGAGGAGATCCGCCGGGTGGAGGAGATCGTCAATACGTTCATTATGGAAAACGATCCGGTCCATGCCCGGGAAATGGCCGTAGAGGACGCCATGGAGAGCGGCGCCACGGCCCTCTTCGGCGAGAAGTACGGCGATCGGGTAAGGGTGGTCAAGGTGGGGGAGGTGAGCGCCGAGCTCTGCGGCGGCACCCACGTCCGGGCCGCCGGCGACATCGGCTCATTCAAGATACTCTCCGAGGCGGGGATTGCCGCCGGGGTGCGCCGTATCGAGGCCCTGACCGGCATGGGGGCACTGCGCTACACCCAGGAGCTGGAGGAGGAGAAGCGGCAGATCGCTGCCCTCATGAAGGCCGAGGGGGGGGACAATATCGACCGGCTCCAGAAGCTTCTCGCCCGCCAGCGGGAGATGCAGCGGGAGATCGAGACGCTCCAGGGGCAACTCAACGCGGCCCGTTCCGGGGATCTCCTGGCGGATGTCCGGGAGGTGAACGGCGTGAAGGTCCTCGCCACGACAGTTGAGGTGGACGATCCGAAGAAGCTTCGGGAGTTGGCCGATACCCTCAAGGACCGCATCGGTTCCGGGGTTGTGGCCCTCGGGTGTGAGAAGGACGGCAGGGCCAACCTCCTCGTGGCGGTGACGAAAGATTTGGCGGGCCGCATCAAGGCCGGCGACATCATCCGGCAGCTGGCTCCGGTCATCGGCGGGAGCGGCGGCGGCAAGCCGGAGCTGGCCCAGGCGGGGGGGAGCGAGCCGGGCAGGCTGGCCGAGGCCCTCGGCATGGTGTGCGGACTCATAGGCTGA
- a CDS encoding hybrid sensor histidine kinase/response regulator yields the protein MDVVMKFQAERSVKTILVVDDEGVIRELCARALKGYSVLQAADGEEALRLFEKGGIDVILTDVMMPKLNGIDLLRRLKEIEPTIVVIVMTGYAEKEIILNALKADADDFITKPLNILQLKTAVDKALDKKALKEEIANLKSMDRLKNNFLSLVSHKFRTPLTAISLFLQNLAGGVYDPEDPEFSRNLKLICGQSHYLESLVAELLVFSRFITAGGVLHLEQCNFCELIRSIVSTSRESAAKPDVDEVLDLDPVPPFPLDREKIAFAVGQVIDNAFKFSNSTGSVTITLREEDGVCRLIVEDCGVGIPREELPKIFEKFYQVDPQGTGQIRGFGLGLFYAREFIKLHGGAIIVESEPGKGTRVTISLPRTLPGAS from the coding sequence ATGGACGTGGTGATGAAATTCCAGGCTGAACGGAGCGTGAAAACGATCCTCGTCGTTGATGACGAAGGGGTGATCCGTGAGCTTTGCGCCCGGGCACTCAAGGGATACAGCGTCCTCCAGGCGGCCGATGGCGAGGAGGCCCTGCGCCTCTTCGAAAAGGGGGGGATCGACGTCATTCTCACTGACGTCATGATGCCGAAACTTAACGGCATCGATCTCCTGCGCCGGCTGAAAGAGATTGAACCGACCATCGTGGTCATCGTCATGACCGGCTATGCCGAGAAGGAGATCATCCTTAACGCCCTCAAGGCAGATGCCGACGACTTCATCACCAAGCCCCTCAATATCCTCCAGCTCAAGACGGCGGTGGACAAGGCCCTGGACAAGAAGGCCCTCAAGGAGGAGATCGCCAACCTCAAGAGCATGGACCGGTTGAAGAACAACTTCCTTTCCCTGGTGTCCCACAAGTTCCGCACGCCGCTCACGGCCATCTCCCTTTTTCTCCAGAATCTCGCAGGGGGGGTGTATGACCCGGAAGACCCGGAATTCAGCCGTAACCTGAAACTCATCTGCGGCCAGTCCCACTATCTGGAGAGTCTGGTGGCGGAACTCCTGGTCTTCAGCCGTTTCATAACGGCCGGGGGGGTGCTTCATCTGGAGCAGTGCAATTTCTGCGAGCTTATTCGTTCCATTGTTTCCACTTCCAGGGAGTCGGCCGCCAAACCGGACGTTGATGAGGTCCTCGATCTGGACCCGGTTCCTCCGTTCCCGCTGGACCGGGAGAAAATTGCCTTTGCCGTCGGACAGGTGATTGACAATGCCTTCAAATTTTCGAACTCGACGGGCAGCGTAACCATCACCCTGCGGGAGGAGGACGGCGTTTGCCGCCTGATTGTGGAGGACTGCGGCGTCGGTATTCCCAGGGAAGAACTGCCCAAAATCTTCGAAAAGTTTTATCAGGTGGATCCCCAGGGGACCGGCCAGATCCGGGGATTCGGCCTCGGCCTCTTCTATGCCCGCGAGTTCATTAAGCTTCATGGTGGTGCCATTATCGTCGAGAGCGAACCCGGCAAAGGGACCCGGGTCACCATTTCCCTCCCCCGTACGTTACCCGGTGCTTCCTGA
- the argB gene encoding acetylglutamate kinase: protein MQHLIEKANTLMEALPYIRRFSGKTIVIKYGGHAMADEALKKSFALDVILLKSLGINTVVVHGGGPQINETLQRYGIVSEFVKGMRVTDAATMQVVEMVLTGQVNKEVVGYLNQHGGRAVGLSGKDGGLLLCEKLLQDVKREDGTVEKVDIGFVGDVIKVNQELIQTLEHGKFIPVIAPVGVGENGESYNVNADLVAGRVAGALKAEKLILLTDVEGVKDKGGMLLSSIALDAVPTLIDDGVITGGMIPKVNCCVDAVEEGVKKAHIIDGRVLHAVLLEIFTDVGVGTEIRR from the coding sequence GTGCAGCATCTCATCGAAAAAGCCAATACCCTCATGGAAGCGCTCCCCTATATCCGGCGCTTCTCCGGGAAAACCATCGTCATCAAGTACGGCGGCCACGCCATGGCCGACGAAGCCCTGAAGAAATCCTTCGCCCTGGACGTCATTCTCCTGAAATCCCTCGGCATCAATACCGTGGTGGTTCACGGCGGAGGCCCCCAGATCAACGAGACTCTCCAGCGCTACGGCATAGTTTCCGAATTCGTCAAGGGGATGCGCGTTACCGACGCCGCCACAATGCAGGTGGTGGAGATGGTTCTCACCGGCCAGGTGAACAAGGAAGTGGTCGGATACCTGAACCAGCACGGCGGGCGGGCCGTGGGGCTCTCCGGCAAGGACGGCGGGCTCCTCCTCTGCGAGAAGCTCCTCCAGGATGTGAAGCGGGAGGACGGCACCGTGGAGAAGGTGGACATCGGCTTCGTGGGGGATGTGATCAAGGTGAACCAGGAGCTGATCCAGACCCTGGAGCACGGCAAGTTCATTCCGGTCATCGCCCCAGTCGGGGTGGGCGAGAATGGCGAGAGCTACAATGTGAACGCCGATCTCGTGGCCGGCAGGGTCGCCGGCGCCCTCAAGGCCGAGAAGCTGATTCTTCTCACCGATGTGGAGGGGGTAAAGGACAAGGGTGGAATGCTTCTTTCCAGTATTGCCCTCGATGCGGTTCCTACTCTCATTGACGACGGCGTTATCACCGGTGGGATGATTCCCAAGGTGAACTGCTGCGTCGATGCCGTTGAAGAAGGGGTCAAGAAGGCGCACATCATCGATGGGCGCGTGCTCCATGCGGTTCTCCTCGAAATTTTCACCGACGTCGGCGTAGGGACCGAGATCCGACGATAG
- a CDS encoding acetylornithine transaminase, whose amino-acid sequence MKSADWMAKGDKYIMKTYGRYPLVPVRGEGCRVWDADGKEYLDFLAGVAVNNLGHCHPKVVAAIQKQAAEMIHCSNYYNIPTQIELAELLCSNSFADKAFFCNSGAEANEAAIKLARKYAREKTGNVERYEIITAIASFHGRTMATISATGQEKVQKFFDPLLHGFSYVPFNDAEALEAAVTPKTCAVMLEPIQGEGGVVIPSADYFRKVREICDRHGLLLIFDEVQVGIGRTGKLFAHEHFDVTPDIMTLAKALAGGAPIGAMLAKDEVAASFSPGTHGSTFGGNPLVTAAGVAAIRAVLEEGLLNRAEEMGEYLVGELERLKEKYSFITDVRGIGLMIGMELSVPGGEIVLKGLERGVLLNVAQDRVLRFVPPLIVTKQEVNEMIAVLDGILEEIKQ is encoded by the coding sequence ATGAAATCTGCTGACTGGATGGCAAAGGGCGACAAATACATCATGAAAACCTATGGCCGGTACCCCCTGGTGCCGGTGCGGGGCGAAGGGTGCCGGGTCTGGGACGCGGACGGGAAGGAGTATCTGGACTTTCTCGCCGGCGTGGCGGTGAACAACCTGGGACACTGCCACCCGAAGGTGGTGGCGGCGATTCAGAAACAGGCCGCCGAGATGATCCACTGCTCCAACTACTACAATATTCCCACCCAGATCGAGCTGGCGGAACTGCTCTGCAGCAACTCCTTCGCCGACAAGGCTTTCTTCTGCAACAGCGGCGCCGAGGCCAACGAGGCAGCCATCAAGCTTGCCCGCAAGTACGCCAGGGAAAAGACCGGCAATGTCGAGCGCTACGAGATCATTACGGCCATTGCTTCGTTCCACGGCCGGACCATGGCCACCATCTCCGCCACCGGGCAGGAGAAGGTGCAAAAATTCTTCGATCCGCTCCTGCACGGATTCTCCTACGTCCCCTTTAATGACGCCGAGGCTCTGGAGGCTGCCGTTACGCCGAAAACCTGCGCGGTGATGCTGGAGCCGATCCAGGGTGAGGGGGGCGTAGTCATCCCCTCGGCCGACTACTTCCGGAAGGTGCGGGAAATCTGCGATCGCCACGGGCTCCTTCTCATCTTCGACGAGGTTCAGGTGGGGATAGGGCGGACCGGCAAGCTCTTTGCCCACGAACATTTCGACGTGACCCCCGACATCATGACCCTGGCCAAGGCCCTGGCCGGCGGCGCCCCCATTGGCGCCATGCTGGCGAAAGACGAAGTGGCCGCCTCCTTCTCCCCCGGCACCCACGGCTCCACCTTCGGGGGGAATCCCCTGGTCACCGCCGCCGGCGTGGCCGCCATCCGGGCGGTGCTTGAGGAAGGGCTCCTGAACCGGGCCGAGGAGATGGGGGAATACCTTGTGGGCGAGCTGGAGCGGCTCAAGGAGAAGTATTCGTTCATCACCGACGTTCGGGGGATCGGGCTCATGATCGGCATGGAACTCTCGGTGCCGGGGGGCGAAATCGTGCTCAAGGGGCTTGAGCGGGGCGTTCTCCTCAACGTAGCCCAGGATCGGGTTCTCCGGTTTGTGCCGCCGCTCATCGTGACCAAGCAGGAAGTGAATGAAATGATCGCCGTACTTGACGGCATCCTGGAGGAGATTAAGCAATGA